From one Trifolium pratense cultivar HEN17-A07 linkage group LG1, ARS_RC_1.1, whole genome shotgun sequence genomic stretch:
- the LOC123910754 gene encoding uncharacterized protein LOC123910754, with translation MEARHVWHESRDNAVYLLRIRSLFLLICFPLSLAAAVSSVHTTHSTLQGKTVTVNSAVIAVRDNWKRPFVTSIFVYVIMLTFSPVPRVIASVFVSPESRFVIMAIGTVIEVYLMAVMGLGLVVSVVEERFGWDAICVGSGLMKGKRLIFGWLLSGLFVLVSGLINWRMEVFLEGPNSEISVWDKTVLICSYGFTVLLSYVVTTVFYCDSRMRHAVREPQAQDLDDDDDCVLLSSSL, from the coding sequence ATGGAAGCGCGTCACGTCTGGCATGAGTCACGTGACAACGCTGTTTATCTCCTCCGCATCAGATCACTCTTTCTCCTCATCTGTTTTCCTCTCTCCCTCGCCGCCGCCGTTTCATCCGTTCACACTACACACTCTACCCTACAAGGCAAAACCGTTACTGTTAACTCCGCCGTTATCGCCGTTAGGGATAATTGGAAACGCCCGTTCGTCACATCCATCTTTGTTTACGTCATTATGTTGACTTTCTCTCCCGTGCCACGTGTCATCGCTTCGGTATTCGTGTCGCCGGAGTCGCGGTTTGTTATTATGGCGATTGGGACGGTTATTGAGGTTTATTTGATGGCGGTTATGGGTTTGGGCTTGGTGGTATCCGTCGTGGAAGAGAGATTCGGATGGGATGCGATTTGTGTCGGGTCGGGTTTGATGAAGGGAAAGAGGTTAATATTCGGGTGGCTACTTTCGGGTTTGTTCGTTTTGGTTTCGGGTTTAATTAATTGGAGAATGGAAGTGTTTTTGGAGGGTCCAAATTCGGAGATTAGTGTTTGGGATAAAACGGTTTTGATTTGTTCGTATGGGTTTACAGTGCTTTTGAGTTATGTTGTTACTACTGTTTTTTACTGTGATAGTAGAATGCGTCATGCCGTTAGAGAACCACAAGCACAGGAtctagatgatgatgatgattgtgTTTTGCTTTCATCCTCTCTGTAA